One genomic segment of Gadus chalcogrammus isolate NIFS_2021 chromosome 3, NIFS_Gcha_1.0, whole genome shotgun sequence includes these proteins:
- the LOC130379521 gene encoding oxysterol-binding protein 1-like isoform X6, with protein sequence MSEPKSPTPTPGDTYKGWLFKWTNYIKGYQRRWFVLSNGLLSYYRTQAEMGHTCRGTINLATANIAVEDSCNFVISNGGAQTYHLKASSEVERQRWITALELAKAKAVHMQAESGEIEGKPLNNPSYIRLLMNDYAHTFFSTDDSGDEGPTSPPTSAPSGSSRNMEVQSTLRTLGCKVEDLCTCNDLISKHGTALQRSLSELEGLSIQGPMGDKIKQVTERATLFRITSNAMINACRDFLGLAQTHSKRWQKALQAERDQRVRLEETLEQLAKQHNHLERAFRGATVLPSSLSNSAMDNKGSSDSGKGDASDEDDENEFFDAMEDPSAFITVPADPKYHRRSGSNASGISCSDLGMDDQSFDEQSLTSNPESPQSLELEPVRQRRTRVPDKPNYSLNLWSIMKNCIGKELSKIPMPVNFNEPLSMLQRLSEDLEYYELLDKAAKCQSSLEQLCYVAAFTVSSYSTTVHRTGKPFNPLLGETYELDRLKECGYRSLCEQVSHHPPAAAHHAVSDRGWTLRQEISLASKFRGKYLSIMPLGSIQCLFEKSNNHYSWKKVTTTVHNIIVGKLWIDQSGEIDVVNHQTGDRCHLKFAPYSYFSRDVARKVTGVVTDKDGKAHFVLSGTWDEKMEFSRVMQSSKGENGTEGKQRTVYQTLKSKEIWKKNPLPEGADTMYYFSCLALTLNEPEEGVAPTDSRQRPDQRLMEAGRWDEANAEKQRLEEKQRTVRRERAAAVVAGPPEEGEGEGEAEAEAETDETGTEASENSNESAQHIDNYEALWFKKIDDPVSGESLHVYKGGYWDAKEEGSWDMCPDIF encoded by the exons ATGTCGGAACCTAAATCACCTACCCCTACCCCTGGCGACACGTACAAGGGTTGGCTCTTCAAATGGACCAACTACATAAAAGGTTACCAGCGGCGGTGGTTTGTTTTGAGTAATGGCCTTCTGTCTTATTACAG AACCCAGGCAGAGATGGGACACACATGTAGAGGGACCATCAATTTGGCCACGGCCAACATTGCTGTGGAGGACTCTTGTAACTTTGTAATTTCGAATGGCGGGGCCCAGACCTACCACCTGAAGGCCAGCTCGGAGGTGGAGCGGCAGCGCTGGATCACCGCGCTGGAGCTGGCCAAGGCCAAAGCAGTCCACATGCAGGCCGAGTCCGGTGAGATTGAGGGGAAACCATTGAATAATCCCTCGTACATAAGGCTCTTGATGAATGATTATGCTCATACTTTTTTTTCCACAGACGACTCTGGCGACGAAGGTCCCACATCGCCGCCTACCTCCGCACCAAGCGGAAGCAGTCGAAATATGGAGGTCCAGTCGACTCTTCGCACACTGGGCTGTAAGGTGGAGGATCTTTGCACCTGCAATGACCTCATCAGCAAGCATGGCACTGCTCTGCAAAG GTCCTTGTCAGAGCTGGAAGGGCTCAGCATACAGGGGCCCATGGGCGACAAAATCAAACAGGTGACGGAGAGAGCCACACTGTTCCGCATCACCTCCAACGCCATGATCAAC GCGTGTAGAGACTTCCTCGGCCTGGCCCAGACCCACAGCAAGCGCTGGCAGAAAGCCCTGCAGGCGGAGCGGGACCAGAGAGTACGTCTGGAGGAAaccctggagcagctggctaAGCAGCACAACCACCTAGAGAGGGCCTTCAGAGGGGCCACAGTGCTGCCCTCTTCGCTCAGCAACTCAGCCATGGACAACAAGG GGTCTAGCGACTCAGGAAAGGGGGACGCCAGTGATGAGGATGACGAGAACGAGTTCTTTGATGCCATGGAAGACCCTTCAGCCTTTATCACTGTCCCCGCCGACCCTAAATACCATAG GAGGTCTGGCAGCAACGCTAGTGGGATAAGTTGCAGTGACCTTGGAATGGACGATCAGTCG TTTGATGAACAGTCTCTGACATCCAATCCCGAGTCTCCCCAATCTCTGGAGTTGGAGCCAGTCAGGCAGAGGCGGACCCGTGTTCCAGACAAGCCCAATTACTCCCTCAACCTATGGAGCATCATGAAGAACTGCATTGGCAAAGAGCTGTCAAAGATACCCATGCCC GTCAACTTCAACGAGCCTCTGTCCATGCTTCAACGCCTCTCGGAGGACCTGGAGTACTACGAGCTCCTCGACAAGGCGGCCAAATGCCAGAGCTCCCTGGAGCAGCTGTGCTACGTGGCGGCCTTCACCGTCTCCTCGTACTCCACCACGGTGCACCGCACGGGGAAGCCCTTCAACCCCCTGCTGGGGGAGACGTACGAGCTGGACCGGCTCAAGGAGTGCGGCTACCGCTCCCTGTGTGAACAG GTGAGCCACCACCCCCCTGCCGCAGCCCACCATGCTGTCTCAGATCGGGGCTGGACCCTCAGACAGGAGATCTCCCTGGCCAGCAAGTTCAGAGGGAAATACCTCTCCATCATGCCTTTGG GGTCCATCCAGTGCTTATTTGAGAAGAGTAACAACCATTACTCTTGGAAGAAGGTTACCACTACAGTGCATAACATCATTGTGGGGAAACTGTGGATTGACCAG TCTGGAGAGATAGACGTGGTGAACCACCAGACAGGAGATCGCTGCCACCTCAAGTTCGCCCCCTACAGCTACTTCTCCAGAGATGTGGCCAGAAAG GTCACGGGTGTGGTGACAGACAAGGACGGTAAGGCCCACTTCGTTCTGTCCGGGACGTGGGACGAGAAGATGGAGTTCTCCAGAGTGATGCAGAGCAGCAAAGGAGAGAACGGCACGGAGGGCAAACAGAGGACCGTGTACCAGACGCTGAAGTCCAAAGAGATCTGGAAGAAGAACCCTCTGCC gGAGGGAGCGGACACCATGTACTACTTCTCCTGCCTGGCGCTGACCCTGAACGAGCCGGAGGAGGGCGTGGCGCCCACCGACAGCCGGCAGCGGCCCGACCAGCGGCTGATGGAGGCGGGCCGCTGGGACGAGGCCAACGCCGAGAAGCAGCGGCTGGAGGAGAAGCAGCGCACGGTCCGCCGCGAGAGGGCGGCCGCCGTGGTCGCCGGCCCCcccgaggagggggagggggagggggaggctgaggctgagg CCGAGACAGATGAAACTGGCACGGAAGCAAGTGAGAATTCAAACGAAA
- the LOC130379521 gene encoding oxysterol-binding protein 1-like isoform X4, with product MSEPKSPTPTPGDTYKGWLFKWTNYIKGYQRRWFVLSNGLLSYYRTQAEMGHTCRGTINLATANIAVEDSCNFVISNGGAQTYHLKASSEVERQRWITALELAKAKAVHMQAESGEIEGKPLNNPSYIRLLMNDYAHTFFSTDDSGDEGPTSPPTSAPSGSSRNMEVQSTLRTLGCKVEDLCTCNDLISKHGTALQRSLSELEGLSIQGPMGDKIKQVTERATLFRITSNAMINACRDFLGLAQTHSKRWQKALQAERDQRVRLEETLEQLAKQHNHLERAFRGATVLPSSLSNSAMDNKGSSDSGKGDASDEDDENEFFDAMEDPSAFITVPADPKYHRRSGSNASGISCSDLGMDDQSFDEQSLTSNPESPQSLELEPVRQRRTRVPDKPNYSLNLWSIMKNCIGKELSKIPMPVNFNEPLSMLQRLSEDLEYYELLDKAAKCQSSLEQLCYVAAFTVSSYSTTVHRTGKPFNPLLGETYELDRLKECGYRSLCEQVSHHPPAAAHHAVSDRGWTLRQEISLASKFRGKYLSIMPLGSIQCLFEKSNNHYSWKKVTTTVHNIIVGKLWIDQSGEIDVVNHQTGDRCHLKFAPYSYFSRDVARKVTGVVTDKDGKAHFVLSGTWDEKMEFSRVMQSSKGENGTEGKQRTVYQTLKSKEIWKKNPLPEGADTMYYFSCLALTLNEPEEGVAPTDSRQRPDQRLMEAGRWDEANAEKQRLEEKQRTVRRERAAAVVAGPPEEGEGEGEAEAEAVSEDGETNPALKSETDETGTEASENSNESAQHIDNYEALWFKKIDDPVSGESLHVYKGGYWDAKEEGSWDMCPDIF from the exons ATGTCGGAACCTAAATCACCTACCCCTACCCCTGGCGACACGTACAAGGGTTGGCTCTTCAAATGGACCAACTACATAAAAGGTTACCAGCGGCGGTGGTTTGTTTTGAGTAATGGCCTTCTGTCTTATTACAG AACCCAGGCAGAGATGGGACACACATGTAGAGGGACCATCAATTTGGCCACGGCCAACATTGCTGTGGAGGACTCTTGTAACTTTGTAATTTCGAATGGCGGGGCCCAGACCTACCACCTGAAGGCCAGCTCGGAGGTGGAGCGGCAGCGCTGGATCACCGCGCTGGAGCTGGCCAAGGCCAAAGCAGTCCACATGCAGGCCGAGTCCGGTGAGATTGAGGGGAAACCATTGAATAATCCCTCGTACATAAGGCTCTTGATGAATGATTATGCTCATACTTTTTTTTCCACAGACGACTCTGGCGACGAAGGTCCCACATCGCCGCCTACCTCCGCACCAAGCGGAAGCAGTCGAAATATGGAGGTCCAGTCGACTCTTCGCACACTGGGCTGTAAGGTGGAGGATCTTTGCACCTGCAATGACCTCATCAGCAAGCATGGCACTGCTCTGCAAAG GTCCTTGTCAGAGCTGGAAGGGCTCAGCATACAGGGGCCCATGGGCGACAAAATCAAACAGGTGACGGAGAGAGCCACACTGTTCCGCATCACCTCCAACGCCATGATCAAC GCGTGTAGAGACTTCCTCGGCCTGGCCCAGACCCACAGCAAGCGCTGGCAGAAAGCCCTGCAGGCGGAGCGGGACCAGAGAGTACGTCTGGAGGAAaccctggagcagctggctaAGCAGCACAACCACCTAGAGAGGGCCTTCAGAGGGGCCACAGTGCTGCCCTCTTCGCTCAGCAACTCAGCCATGGACAACAAGG GGTCTAGCGACTCAGGAAAGGGGGACGCCAGTGATGAGGATGACGAGAACGAGTTCTTTGATGCCATGGAAGACCCTTCAGCCTTTATCACTGTCCCCGCCGACCCTAAATACCATAG GAGGTCTGGCAGCAACGCTAGTGGGATAAGTTGCAGTGACCTTGGAATGGACGATCAGTCG TTTGATGAACAGTCTCTGACATCCAATCCCGAGTCTCCCCAATCTCTGGAGTTGGAGCCAGTCAGGCAGAGGCGGACCCGTGTTCCAGACAAGCCCAATTACTCCCTCAACCTATGGAGCATCATGAAGAACTGCATTGGCAAAGAGCTGTCAAAGATACCCATGCCC GTCAACTTCAACGAGCCTCTGTCCATGCTTCAACGCCTCTCGGAGGACCTGGAGTACTACGAGCTCCTCGACAAGGCGGCCAAATGCCAGAGCTCCCTGGAGCAGCTGTGCTACGTGGCGGCCTTCACCGTCTCCTCGTACTCCACCACGGTGCACCGCACGGGGAAGCCCTTCAACCCCCTGCTGGGGGAGACGTACGAGCTGGACCGGCTCAAGGAGTGCGGCTACCGCTCCCTGTGTGAACAG GTGAGCCACCACCCCCCTGCCGCAGCCCACCATGCTGTCTCAGATCGGGGCTGGACCCTCAGACAGGAGATCTCCCTGGCCAGCAAGTTCAGAGGGAAATACCTCTCCATCATGCCTTTGG GGTCCATCCAGTGCTTATTTGAGAAGAGTAACAACCATTACTCTTGGAAGAAGGTTACCACTACAGTGCATAACATCATTGTGGGGAAACTGTGGATTGACCAG TCTGGAGAGATAGACGTGGTGAACCACCAGACAGGAGATCGCTGCCACCTCAAGTTCGCCCCCTACAGCTACTTCTCCAGAGATGTGGCCAGAAAG GTCACGGGTGTGGTGACAGACAAGGACGGTAAGGCCCACTTCGTTCTGTCCGGGACGTGGGACGAGAAGATGGAGTTCTCCAGAGTGATGCAGAGCAGCAAAGGAGAGAACGGCACGGAGGGCAAACAGAGGACCGTGTACCAGACGCTGAAGTCCAAAGAGATCTGGAAGAAGAACCCTCTGCC gGAGGGAGCGGACACCATGTACTACTTCTCCTGCCTGGCGCTGACCCTGAACGAGCCGGAGGAGGGCGTGGCGCCCACCGACAGCCGGCAGCGGCCCGACCAGCGGCTGATGGAGGCGGGCCGCTGGGACGAGGCCAACGCCGAGAAGCAGCGGCTGGAGGAGAAGCAGCGCACGGTCCGCCGCGAGAGGGCGGCCGCCGTGGTCGCCGGCCCCcccgaggagggggagggggagggggaggctgaggctgagg CTGTCAGTGAGGATGGCGAAACTAACCCAGCTTTGAAAT CCGAGACAGATGAAACTGGCACGGAAGCAAGTGAGAATTCAAACGAAA
- the LOC130379521 gene encoding oxysterol-binding protein 1-like isoform X7 has protein sequence MSEPKSPTPTPGDTYKGWLFKWTNYIKGYQRRWFVLSNGLLSYYRTQAEMGHTCRGTINLATANIAVEDSCNFVISNGGAQTYHLKASSEVERQRWITALELAKAKAVHMQAESGEIEGKPLNNPSYIRLLMNDYAHTFFSTDDSGDEGPTSPPTSAPSGSSRNMEVQSTLRTLGCKVEDLCTCNDLISKHGTALQRSLSELEGLSIQGPMGDKIKQVTERATLFRITSNAMINACRDFLGLAQTHSKRWQKALQAERDQRVRLEETLEQLAKQHNHLERAFRGATVLPSSLSNSAMDNKGSSDSGKGDASDEDDENEFFDAMEDPSAFITVPADPKYHRRSGSNASGISCSDLGMDDQSFDEQSLTSNPESPQSLELEPVRQRRTRVPDKPNYSLNLWSIMKNCIGKELSKIPMPVNFNEPLSMLQRLSEDLEYYELLDKAAKCQSSLEQLCYVAAFTVSSYSTTVHRTGKPFNPLLGETYELDRLKECGYRSLCEQVSHHPPAAAHHAVSDRGWTLRQEISLASKFRGKYLSIMPLGSIQCLFEKSNNHYSWKKVTTTVHNIIVGKLWIDQSGEIDVVNHQTGDRCHLKFAPYSYFSRDVARKVTGVVTDKDGKAHFVLSGTWDEKMEFSRVMQSSKGENGTEGKQRTVYQTLKSKEIWKKNPLPEGADTMYYFSCLALTLNEPEEGVAPTDSRQRPDQRLMEAGRWDEANAEKQRLEEKQRTVRRERAAAVVAGPPEEGEGEGEAEAEGAQHIDNYEALWFKKIDDPVSGESLHVYKGGYWDAKEEGSWDMCPDIF, from the exons ATGTCGGAACCTAAATCACCTACCCCTACCCCTGGCGACACGTACAAGGGTTGGCTCTTCAAATGGACCAACTACATAAAAGGTTACCAGCGGCGGTGGTTTGTTTTGAGTAATGGCCTTCTGTCTTATTACAG AACCCAGGCAGAGATGGGACACACATGTAGAGGGACCATCAATTTGGCCACGGCCAACATTGCTGTGGAGGACTCTTGTAACTTTGTAATTTCGAATGGCGGGGCCCAGACCTACCACCTGAAGGCCAGCTCGGAGGTGGAGCGGCAGCGCTGGATCACCGCGCTGGAGCTGGCCAAGGCCAAAGCAGTCCACATGCAGGCCGAGTCCGGTGAGATTGAGGGGAAACCATTGAATAATCCCTCGTACATAAGGCTCTTGATGAATGATTATGCTCATACTTTTTTTTCCACAGACGACTCTGGCGACGAAGGTCCCACATCGCCGCCTACCTCCGCACCAAGCGGAAGCAGTCGAAATATGGAGGTCCAGTCGACTCTTCGCACACTGGGCTGTAAGGTGGAGGATCTTTGCACCTGCAATGACCTCATCAGCAAGCATGGCACTGCTCTGCAAAG GTCCTTGTCAGAGCTGGAAGGGCTCAGCATACAGGGGCCCATGGGCGACAAAATCAAACAGGTGACGGAGAGAGCCACACTGTTCCGCATCACCTCCAACGCCATGATCAAC GCGTGTAGAGACTTCCTCGGCCTGGCCCAGACCCACAGCAAGCGCTGGCAGAAAGCCCTGCAGGCGGAGCGGGACCAGAGAGTACGTCTGGAGGAAaccctggagcagctggctaAGCAGCACAACCACCTAGAGAGGGCCTTCAGAGGGGCCACAGTGCTGCCCTCTTCGCTCAGCAACTCAGCCATGGACAACAAGG GGTCTAGCGACTCAGGAAAGGGGGACGCCAGTGATGAGGATGACGAGAACGAGTTCTTTGATGCCATGGAAGACCCTTCAGCCTTTATCACTGTCCCCGCCGACCCTAAATACCATAG GAGGTCTGGCAGCAACGCTAGTGGGATAAGTTGCAGTGACCTTGGAATGGACGATCAGTCG TTTGATGAACAGTCTCTGACATCCAATCCCGAGTCTCCCCAATCTCTGGAGTTGGAGCCAGTCAGGCAGAGGCGGACCCGTGTTCCAGACAAGCCCAATTACTCCCTCAACCTATGGAGCATCATGAAGAACTGCATTGGCAAAGAGCTGTCAAAGATACCCATGCCC GTCAACTTCAACGAGCCTCTGTCCATGCTTCAACGCCTCTCGGAGGACCTGGAGTACTACGAGCTCCTCGACAAGGCGGCCAAATGCCAGAGCTCCCTGGAGCAGCTGTGCTACGTGGCGGCCTTCACCGTCTCCTCGTACTCCACCACGGTGCACCGCACGGGGAAGCCCTTCAACCCCCTGCTGGGGGAGACGTACGAGCTGGACCGGCTCAAGGAGTGCGGCTACCGCTCCCTGTGTGAACAG GTGAGCCACCACCCCCCTGCCGCAGCCCACCATGCTGTCTCAGATCGGGGCTGGACCCTCAGACAGGAGATCTCCCTGGCCAGCAAGTTCAGAGGGAAATACCTCTCCATCATGCCTTTGG GGTCCATCCAGTGCTTATTTGAGAAGAGTAACAACCATTACTCTTGGAAGAAGGTTACCACTACAGTGCATAACATCATTGTGGGGAAACTGTGGATTGACCAG TCTGGAGAGATAGACGTGGTGAACCACCAGACAGGAGATCGCTGCCACCTCAAGTTCGCCCCCTACAGCTACTTCTCCAGAGATGTGGCCAGAAAG GTCACGGGTGTGGTGACAGACAAGGACGGTAAGGCCCACTTCGTTCTGTCCGGGACGTGGGACGAGAAGATGGAGTTCTCCAGAGTGATGCAGAGCAGCAAAGGAGAGAACGGCACGGAGGGCAAACAGAGGACCGTGTACCAGACGCTGAAGTCCAAAGAGATCTGGAAGAAGAACCCTCTGCC gGAGGGAGCGGACACCATGTACTACTTCTCCTGCCTGGCGCTGACCCTGAACGAGCCGGAGGAGGGCGTGGCGCCCACCGACAGCCGGCAGCGGCCCGACCAGCGGCTGATGGAGGCGGGCCGCTGGGACGAGGCCAACGCCGAGAAGCAGCGGCTGGAGGAGAAGCAGCGCACGGTCCGCCGCGAGAGGGCGGCCGCCGTGGTCGCCGGCCCCcccgaggagggggagggggagggggaggctgaggctgagg
- the LOC130379521 gene encoding oxysterol-binding protein 1-like isoform X8 — MSEPKSPTPTPGDTYKGWLFKWTNYIKGYQRRWFVLSNGLLSYYRTQAEMGHTCRGTINLATANIAVEDSCNFVISNGGAQTYHLKASSEVERQRWITALELAKAKAVHMQAESDDSGDEGPTSPPTSAPSGSSRNMEVQSTLRTLGCKVEDLCTCNDLISKHGTALQRSLSELEGLSIQGPMGDKIKQVTERATLFRITSNAMINACRDFLGLAQTHSKRWQKALQAERDQRVRLEETLEQLAKQHNHLERAFRGATVLPSSLSNSAMDNKGSSDSGKGDASDEDDENEFFDAMEDPSAFITVPADPKYHRRSGSNASGISCSDLGMDDQSFDEQSLTSNPESPQSLELEPVRQRRTRVPDKPNYSLNLWSIMKNCIGKELSKIPMPVNFNEPLSMLQRLSEDLEYYELLDKAAKCQSSLEQLCYVAAFTVSSYSTTVHRTGKPFNPLLGETYELDRLKECGYRSLCEQVSHHPPAAAHHAVSDRGWTLRQEISLASKFRGKYLSIMPLGSIQCLFEKSNNHYSWKKVTTTVHNIIVGKLWIDQSGEIDVVNHQTGDRCHLKFAPYSYFSRDVARKVTGVVTDKDGKAHFVLSGTWDEKMEFSRVMQSSKGENGTEGKQRTVYQTLKSKEIWKKNPLPEGADTMYYFSCLALTLNEPEEGVAPTDSRQRPDQRLMEAGRWDEANAEKQRLEEKQRTVRRERAAAVVAGPPEEGEGEGEAEAEGAQHIDNYEALWFKKIDDPVSGESLHVYKGGYWDAKEEGSWDMCPDIF; from the exons ATGTCGGAACCTAAATCACCTACCCCTACCCCTGGCGACACGTACAAGGGTTGGCTCTTCAAATGGACCAACTACATAAAAGGTTACCAGCGGCGGTGGTTTGTTTTGAGTAATGGCCTTCTGTCTTATTACAG AACCCAGGCAGAGATGGGACACACATGTAGAGGGACCATCAATTTGGCCACGGCCAACATTGCTGTGGAGGACTCTTGTAACTTTGTAATTTCGAATGGCGGGGCCCAGACCTACCACCTGAAGGCCAGCTCGGAGGTGGAGCGGCAGCGCTGGATCACCGCGCTGGAGCTGGCCAAGGCCAAAGCAGTCCACATGCAGGCCGAGTCCG ACGACTCTGGCGACGAAGGTCCCACATCGCCGCCTACCTCCGCACCAAGCGGAAGCAGTCGAAATATGGAGGTCCAGTCGACTCTTCGCACACTGGGCTGTAAGGTGGAGGATCTTTGCACCTGCAATGACCTCATCAGCAAGCATGGCACTGCTCTGCAAAG GTCCTTGTCAGAGCTGGAAGGGCTCAGCATACAGGGGCCCATGGGCGACAAAATCAAACAGGTGACGGAGAGAGCCACACTGTTCCGCATCACCTCCAACGCCATGATCAAC GCGTGTAGAGACTTCCTCGGCCTGGCCCAGACCCACAGCAAGCGCTGGCAGAAAGCCCTGCAGGCGGAGCGGGACCAGAGAGTACGTCTGGAGGAAaccctggagcagctggctaAGCAGCACAACCACCTAGAGAGGGCCTTCAGAGGGGCCACAGTGCTGCCCTCTTCGCTCAGCAACTCAGCCATGGACAACAAGG GGTCTAGCGACTCAGGAAAGGGGGACGCCAGTGATGAGGATGACGAGAACGAGTTCTTTGATGCCATGGAAGACCCTTCAGCCTTTATCACTGTCCCCGCCGACCCTAAATACCATAG GAGGTCTGGCAGCAACGCTAGTGGGATAAGTTGCAGTGACCTTGGAATGGACGATCAGTCG TTTGATGAACAGTCTCTGACATCCAATCCCGAGTCTCCCCAATCTCTGGAGTTGGAGCCAGTCAGGCAGAGGCGGACCCGTGTTCCAGACAAGCCCAATTACTCCCTCAACCTATGGAGCATCATGAAGAACTGCATTGGCAAAGAGCTGTCAAAGATACCCATGCCC GTCAACTTCAACGAGCCTCTGTCCATGCTTCAACGCCTCTCGGAGGACCTGGAGTACTACGAGCTCCTCGACAAGGCGGCCAAATGCCAGAGCTCCCTGGAGCAGCTGTGCTACGTGGCGGCCTTCACCGTCTCCTCGTACTCCACCACGGTGCACCGCACGGGGAAGCCCTTCAACCCCCTGCTGGGGGAGACGTACGAGCTGGACCGGCTCAAGGAGTGCGGCTACCGCTCCCTGTGTGAACAG GTGAGCCACCACCCCCCTGCCGCAGCCCACCATGCTGTCTCAGATCGGGGCTGGACCCTCAGACAGGAGATCTCCCTGGCCAGCAAGTTCAGAGGGAAATACCTCTCCATCATGCCTTTGG GGTCCATCCAGTGCTTATTTGAGAAGAGTAACAACCATTACTCTTGGAAGAAGGTTACCACTACAGTGCATAACATCATTGTGGGGAAACTGTGGATTGACCAG TCTGGAGAGATAGACGTGGTGAACCACCAGACAGGAGATCGCTGCCACCTCAAGTTCGCCCCCTACAGCTACTTCTCCAGAGATGTGGCCAGAAAG GTCACGGGTGTGGTGACAGACAAGGACGGTAAGGCCCACTTCGTTCTGTCCGGGACGTGGGACGAGAAGATGGAGTTCTCCAGAGTGATGCAGAGCAGCAAAGGAGAGAACGGCACGGAGGGCAAACAGAGGACCGTGTACCAGACGCTGAAGTCCAAAGAGATCTGGAAGAAGAACCCTCTGCC gGAGGGAGCGGACACCATGTACTACTTCTCCTGCCTGGCGCTGACCCTGAACGAGCCGGAGGAGGGCGTGGCGCCCACCGACAGCCGGCAGCGGCCCGACCAGCGGCTGATGGAGGCGGGCCGCTGGGACGAGGCCAACGCCGAGAAGCAGCGGCTGGAGGAGAAGCAGCGCACGGTCCGCCGCGAGAGGGCGGCCGCCGTGGTCGCCGGCCCCcccgaggagggggagggggagggggaggctgaggctgagg